In the genome of Paenibacillus pabuli, the window CCTCCTCCCCGGTCCAGGGGCTTACAGCCTGCGCAAAGCGCTTTGCTTTGGAAAGGGACGACAAGATGGGTTGCAGTACCCAGGTCAATTCCACATAACGATGGTGATATTCAAATGCATGCGGTGCACGGATTAGACTCAGAAAGTTGGATGCTCCACCCCAGCTGTTATAAGAGGAGAACGGGTCGAACCGAGGATCATCCATCGACATGGAGGTAAACGGGTATTTGGCAAAAAACTTGCTGGTGTTCAGCAAATACCTGCGCAGCATGTGATCAAACAATTCACGGTCGCCCACCTCGCAGGCCATCACGCGCAGTAGCACATCGGACTGTACCCTGACCCATTCGTCATTGCGATCCCGGTCGTAGAAGAACATATCCTCTTCGTCATAACAGTAGCGCATGAGACTTTCCAGACTGGCTTCAGCTTTTGCTTTCCAATCACCACCACACTCTCCAAGCTCCTCGGCCATACGGGACAAATACATACGCTGGCAATAGATATTGGCGGTCAAGTCCGGTGCCAAAAAGGGCAGAACCGGAGAGTCCGGATGGTAGGACGCAGCATCATTCATATAAGGTGTATCCGGGACATGCCAGAACCGTGGGGACAGATCATGTCCGGTATCAAAGGTGCTAAATGCCTCCACACAGCCGGTTCCTCGGGTATTGCGATACGTTGCAATCCACTCGTCGTATTGTACCATAGCCTTGTACATGGTCTTGAGGAAGGATCGCTTTTTGCCATGAAGCTGGTAGTGGTTCCATACGCTTCGTGCCAATGGTGTAACGAGCTGAATCTGGCGGTAGGATGGACCGTTCTCCGTTAGCTTATAAGGCAGCAACCCATCTTCTCTTTGGTGTCGGGCAAAAGCCAGGTAGGTCGTTTCCGATACGGAAGGAATCAGACGTGACAGCAGCTCCGCATTAATGGTACCGGTACTTTCCAGCCAGCAACCGAGATAGATGCCACCTTCCTGAAGAATGGGCTCACTGCCGTTCAGAGGCACAATGCAAGTGAGTAACTTCTCCAATGCGGAATAATAAGTCGCTTCCAGTCGTCCGCCGGATGCCGCGAATCGAACACCCGACGCCTGCCATTCCTGTATTAACTTTTGATCTTCCGGTTTACCAGGCTGCACATGATCGTGGATCGAGATCTGACGCAGCTTGTTCAGCAGGGCTTCTGTCATGTCGACCTCCTTGTAACGGTTATTTATTGATTGGATTCAAAAATTCGAACGGTGCCATTATAGAAGTCCGTCACAGCTTGCTCCACACTTTTTCGGCCAAAGCCGATTTCCTGGTTGGTTGTCTGGGCCAGCTTGGAGAATTCAGCGAACCCTGGAGGATTGTAGCTCACGTCAAAAGGCTCCGTTTTCGTAGCTTCAGATACAAAGCTGGTGTAATTATATACGATCTCTTCCACAGGTCCCGCCTCTTGCTGAAGCAAATTGCGGTTGGCTTCCGTAACAGGCACGCCGCGGTCGTTGCCGAGAATTTGGGCTGCGTCCGGATCATTAATCCAGAAATCCATCAGGGTCGCGACTTCTTTTGCATGTTTGGTATTTGCATAACCGGACAACCCCTGACTGGATTCAAATACAACCCCAGTTCCTTTTGGCCCCCTTGGTACAGGTAGAAGAATTAACTTATCTTCCGTGAGACTCTGGAAAGCAGCCAGCTGATTCGAAGGAAGCAGGCTCATAGCCGCCTTGCCTGTAATAAGCAAGGATTTACTCGTATCATCCGGTGGATTGGAAACCTGTAATTCAGGCGTGACCACACCTCCGGATTTGGAAGCCTGCTCCCAGTAAGTGAACCATCCCAAAATGTCTTCTTTTGCAAATCCGAGCGTGCCATTTTTCATATCATATAGCTGTTTACCGCGTTGTTTCAAAGAGATGTCCATCCCGTCAACCGTGAAATTATAGGTTCCATAATAGCCCTTGCCGAGCTTGTCGGACAGCTCTTTGCTGATTGCAGCATAATCTTCCCAGGTCCAATCCGAAGCGGGCAAAGGAACCCCCGCTTGATCGAAAAGCGCCTGATTAACGACAATGCCACGTGCATTGGCACCAGCGGAAATATGCTGCAGCTTTCCATCAAGACGTCCATACTCAACCATGGTGGCATCCATGCCATCCAGATTCAGTTCCTTACCGACATAAGGGTCCAGGTTCAAAAG includes:
- a CDS encoding MGH1-like glycoside hydrolase domain-containing protein codes for the protein MTEALLNKLRQISIHDHVQPGKPEDQKLIQEWQASGVRFAASGGRLEATYYSALEKLLTCIVPLNGSEPILQEGGIYLGCWLESTGTINAELLSRLIPSVSETTYLAFARHQREDGLLPYKLTENGPSYRQIQLVTPLARSVWNHYQLHGKKRSFLKTMYKAMVQYDEWIATYRNTRGTGCVEAFSTFDTGHDLSPRFWHVPDTPYMNDAASYHPDSPVLPFLAPDLTANIYCQRMYLSRMAEELGECGGDWKAKAEASLESLMRYCYDEEDMFFYDRDRNDEWVRVQSDVLLRVMACEVGDRELFDHMLRRYLLNTSKFFAKYPFTSMSMDDPRFDPFSSYNSWGGASNFLSLIRAPHAFEYHHRYVELTWVLQPILSSLSKAKRFAQAVSPWTGEEGFTETYSPSILCLLDYVERLCGIMPVGSDQLWFTGLLPIDMDHGEEVAGHTAYSRTVNGLHFELVNTPERVTVYQDSNVLIEGPTGIRFITDHSGHLEGIIGMSVRTIESELIYRGKSIPFRIKGNELQRYADESLITERDIGIIFPSYC
- a CDS encoding ABC transporter substrate-binding protein, which produces MFKRLMITVITSLLLLVTACSGTDHTGADEQKGTVTEENGQVELRMMWWGDQKRADITNEALKVFQEKHPNIKIVGEFAPSSGYFDKLNTQLASGTAPDIFFLGGNVVDYAKKDVLLNLDPYVGKELNLDGMDATMVEYGRLDGKLQHISAGANARGIVVNQALFDQAGVPLPASDWTWEDYAAISKELSDKLGKGYYGTYNFTVDGMDISLKQRGKQLYDMKNGTLGFAKEDILGWFTYWEQASKSGGVVTPELQVSNPPDDTSKSLLITGKAAMSLLPSNQLAAFQSLTEDKLILLPVPRGPKGTGVVFESSQGLSGYANTKHAKEVATLMDFWINDPDAAQILGNDRGVPVTEANRNLLQQEAGPVEEIVYNYTSFVSEATKTEPFDVSYNPPGFAEFSKLAQTTNQEIGFGRKSVEQAVTDFYNGTVRIFESNQ